One genomic window of Sphingomonas sp. C3-2 includes the following:
- a CDS encoding SDR family NAD(P)-dependent oxidoreductase, whose product MREFRNRVAVITGGASGVGRALGEQLAAEGARVVLADIDQGRLDAAAAEIAADTGAEVVGLQVDVTKAESVEALAEAVWSRFGAVHLLFNNAGVGLGEAQKTIWDLPLNDWHWGFDVNVFGVVYGIRSFAPRMVASGEEGVIINTSSSNGGLRSLPNTPIYAASKAAVTSISEVLYQQLLREGDKVRAAVLFPGPHVVNTSILASKRNRPADYGAQDKPAYETMEDLVRTTGLKMALTEPEEVASFALAGIRAGKFWLLPESAEGDQKINERMDALLARNNPVSAW is encoded by the coding sequence ATGCGTGAGTTCCGGAACCGCGTCGCCGTCATCACCGGCGGCGCCAGCGGGGTGGGGCGTGCCCTTGGCGAGCAACTCGCCGCCGAGGGCGCACGCGTCGTGCTCGCCGATATCGATCAGGGGCGTCTGGATGCAGCGGCGGCCGAAATCGCCGCCGATACCGGGGCCGAGGTCGTCGGCCTTCAGGTCGACGTCACCAAGGCGGAATCGGTCGAGGCGCTGGCAGAGGCCGTCTGGTCGCGCTTCGGCGCGGTCCACCTGCTCTTCAACAATGCGGGCGTCGGCCTGGGCGAAGCGCAGAAGACGATCTGGGATCTCCCGCTCAACGATTGGCATTGGGGCTTCGACGTCAATGTCTTCGGTGTCGTCTACGGCATCCGCTCGTTCGCGCCGCGCATGGTCGCTTCGGGTGAGGAGGGCGTGATCATCAACACCTCCTCGTCGAATGGCGGGCTCCGCTCGCTTCCCAACACGCCGATCTACGCGGCGTCGAAGGCGGCGGTGACGAGCATCAGCGAGGTGCTCTACCAGCAGCTGCTGCGCGAAGGGGACAAGGTGCGCGCCGCCGTGCTCTTCCCGGGGCCGCATGTCGTCAACACCTCGATCCTCGCGTCGAAGCGCAACCGGCCCGCCGATTACGGCGCGCAGGACAAGCCGGCCTATGAGACGATGGAGGATCTCGTCCGGACCACCGGGCTCAAGATGGCGCTGACCGAACCGGAAGAAGTGGCCAGTTTCGCGCTTGCCGGAATCCGCGCCGGAAAGTTCTGGCTCTTGCCCGAAAGCGCGGAAGGCGATCAAAAGATCAACGAACGGATGGACGCGCTTCTGGCGCGGAACAATCCGGTATCGGCCTGGTAA
- a CDS encoding AraC family transcriptional regulator ligand-binding domain-containing protein produces the protein MRIAASTSPRFVPASAMVVLLDTLAETGGDVRSVLKRSGLGLLERAAREGRATLIPRAAFAQLASDCVLALHDESCRKNRLIPFPVRNHRILLMAMLGCSTLREAVGIMTDFYAMLGERAAQWAVTIDGNVVNFALDRRTREKSVAEFLISLFSLASYHRILGWVIGEEVPLIDVTLAFPDMLDETGLQDLFSINPRCAQPKDSFSFAEHYLDWPIARKPSEIDGLFALFPFDLLPPDYGTETLSQRLVSAMRASLSMGEGIPEIQTMARMFGLTPATLRRRLAREGASLVALRTHCRRDLAMTMLAGTNLTVREIASRLQYADVATFRRAFLGWTKMAPSAWRARSS, from the coding sequence GTGCGTATTGCGGCTTCGACATCGCCACGCTTTGTGCCGGCCTCGGCCATGGTCGTGCTGCTTGACACATTGGCCGAGACCGGAGGCGATGTCCGGAGTGTTCTCAAGCGTTCGGGCCTTGGTCTGCTCGAACGCGCCGCGCGTGAGGGGCGTGCGACGCTAATTCCGCGGGCGGCGTTTGCTCAGTTGGCATCGGATTGCGTGCTTGCGCTGCACGATGAGAGTTGCCGCAAGAACAGGCTCATACCCTTTCCGGTGCGTAACCACCGCATATTGCTGATGGCCATGCTCGGCTGCTCGACGTTACGCGAGGCGGTGGGGATCATGACGGATTTCTACGCAATGCTCGGCGAGCGCGCGGCACAGTGGGCCGTCACGATCGATGGGAATGTGGTCAATTTCGCACTGGACAGACGAACGCGCGAAAAAAGCGTCGCCGAATTTCTTATCTCGCTGTTTTCACTTGCCTCCTATCACCGGATTTTGGGCTGGGTGATCGGTGAGGAAGTGCCGCTGATCGATGTGACGCTGGCCTTTCCGGATATGCTGGATGAAACCGGGCTCCAGGATCTCTTCAGTATCAATCCCCGCTGCGCTCAGCCGAAAGACAGCTTTTCGTTCGCCGAGCATTATCTGGACTGGCCGATTGCCCGCAAGCCATCCGAAATCGATGGCCTGTTCGCTCTGTTCCCCTTCGACTTGCTGCCCCCGGATTATGGAACCGAGACATTATCGCAACGCCTGGTGAGCGCGATGCGCGCATCGCTGTCGATGGGAGAGGGCATTCCCGAAATACAGACAATGGCACGGATGTTCGGCCTTACCCCAGCCACACTGCGTCGCCGGCTTGCGCGCGAAGGCGCCTCGTTGGTTGCGCTGCGCACCCATTGCCGCCGAGATCTAGCGATGACCATGCTGGCAGGGACCAACCTCACTGTGAGGGAAATCGCATCGCGCCTGCAATATGCCGACGTGGCGACTTTCCGTCGTGCCTTTTTAGGTTGGACCAAGATGGCGCCGAGCGCCTGGCGGGCACGATCTTCCTGA
- a CDS encoding helix-turn-helix transcriptional regulator, with protein MQIDRIVRIAEICEITGLSARTIERKVKAGTFPAKRQLSAQCVGWRLSDITAWLDGL; from the coding sequence ATGCAGATCGACCGCATCGTTCGCATAGCCGAAATTTGCGAAATCACCGGGCTCAGCGCCCGCACCATCGAGCGCAAGGTCAAAGCCGGGACTTTTCCCGCGAAGCGCCAGCTCAGCGCGCAGTGTGTCGGTTGGCGGCTCTCGGACATCACCGCCTGGCTCGACGGTCTCTGA
- a CDS encoding acetoacetate decarboxylase family protein, whose translation MAKLRYVQGPVAAPQSAGLNNTVRTVRAVYETDPEIIQAMLPRPLVASARPEIFLQFAHVAMHVTPETTVEIGALTLAAMCDYDGTPGGYVFHMAMEGETVVTSGRERFGEPKKIAETTFDKNGDHVRATCTRHGITYFEVEGTLGADQGTPEAFEEYFYCYKGLPSISTPGEFDGDVYLTRLNWKRNYNLKRAFEGQIRFHESAFDPLVDVPIRRMVSMDYVEGATNTSGQLLRTVPGEYIAPFWVQRNDAPANPGIDVVLAGAKAA comes from the coding sequence ATGGCGAAGCTACGCTATGTTCAGGGGCCGGTGGCGGCCCCGCAATCGGCCGGTCTCAACAACACGGTGCGCACCGTACGCGCGGTTTACGAAACCGATCCCGAAATCATCCAGGCGATGCTTCCGCGCCCACTGGTGGCATCCGCCCGTCCCGAGATTTTCCTCCAGTTCGCGCATGTCGCCATGCACGTCACCCCCGAGACGACCGTCGAGATCGGCGCGCTGACGCTCGCGGCCATGTGCGATTATGACGGCACGCCGGGCGGCTATGTCTTCCACATGGCGATGGAAGGCGAAACCGTCGTCACCTCGGGCCGCGAACGCTTTGGCGAACCCAAGAAGATTGCCGAAACCACCTTCGACAAGAATGGCGATCACGTCCGGGCCACCTGCACGCGCCACGGCATCACCTATTTCGAGGTTGAGGGCACGCTCGGCGCCGATCAGGGCACGCCCGAAGCGTTCGAGGAATATTTCTACTGCTATAAGGGCCTGCCCTCGATCAGCACGCCGGGCGAATTTGACGGCGACGTCTACCTCACGCGCCTCAACTGGAAGCGTAATTATAACCTGAAGCGCGCCTTTGAAGGCCAGATCCGCTTCCACGAATCGGCCTTTGATCCGCTCGTCGACGTGCCGATCCGCCGCATGGTCAGCATGGATTATGTCGAGGGGGCAACCAACACCAGCGGCCAGCTGCTGCGCACCGTCCCCGGTGAATATATCGCGCCCTTCTGGGTGCAGCGGAACGATGCGCCGGCCAATCCGGGCATCGATGTCGTCCTCGCGGGCGCCAAGGCCGCCTGA
- a CDS encoding MFS transporter — protein MASNAASESNLIGEAASSTPSTSYRWYVVGILSLAYCFSAIDARVLTLLVIPIKQDLQLSDFQISLLQGFAFALLYSVAAIPVGRMVDVANNRSRIIVVGVLFWSVMTVMCGAARSFWQLFAARIGVGVGEATLSPTAYSLISDYFDSKRRALAISFYAIGYPIGGGLALIIGGLLLQLYTAMDGIELPVLGALQPWQMVFVTVGLPGVLVAALLFTIREPVRRDLAKGYEGKTMPISETFRYLARHWRIYGMLIGSVSLIGMLSIGVSLWYPTFLIRTYSMSVADVGIYYGMVMLVCGTVGTIIGGWLSGRLMRKGKADANMRIVLGTTILKSLPLVVGPLMPSAALALAFMAVGTLIGQAAQGVMISAIQDVTPNQLRGQMMALTLLSVNLVGLGLGASFIAAITDFGFGDESALRYSIAIAGAVLLPVIIAMIWAGLPAYRSALVRMGSGGSEA, from the coding sequence ATGGCGAGCAATGCGGCGAGCGAGAGCAATCTGATCGGGGAGGCGGCGTCATCGACGCCGTCCACCTCCTATCGCTGGTATGTGGTGGGCATATTGTCGCTCGCCTATTGCTTCAGCGCCATTGATGCCCGTGTCCTCACCCTGCTGGTGATCCCGATCAAGCAGGATCTCCAGCTTTCGGATTTCCAGATCAGCCTGTTGCAGGGCTTCGCCTTCGCGCTGCTCTACAGCGTCGCGGCGATTCCCGTCGGCCGGATGGTCGATGTCGCGAATAATCGCAGCCGGATCATCGTCGTGGGCGTGCTCTTCTGGTCAGTGATGACCGTGATGTGCGGTGCTGCGCGCAGCTTCTGGCAGCTTTTCGCCGCGCGCATCGGCGTGGGTGTGGGAGAGGCCACGCTCAGCCCCACGGCCTATTCGCTGATCAGCGACTATTTCGATTCGAAGCGGCGCGCGCTCGCGATCAGCTTCTATGCCATTGGCTATCCGATCGGTGGCGGCCTCGCGCTCATCATCGGCGGGCTGCTGCTCCAGCTTTATACCGCGATGGATGGCATCGAACTCCCCGTCCTCGGCGCGCTTCAGCCCTGGCAGATGGTGTTCGTCACCGTCGGCCTGCCCGGCGTCCTCGTCGCGGCGCTGTTGTTCACGATCCGCGAACCCGTCCGCCGCGATCTCGCCAAGGGCTATGAGGGCAAGACGATGCCGATATCGGAAACCTTCCGCTATCTGGCCCGCCATTGGCGCATTTACGGCATGCTCATCGGCTCGGTCTCGCTCATCGGCATGCTCTCGATCGGCGTCTCGCTCTGGTACCCGACCTTCCTCATCCGCACCTACAGCATGTCGGTCGCGGATGTCGGTATCTATTACGGCATGGTGATGCTCGTCTGCGGCACCGTCGGCACGATCATCGGCGGCTGGCTGTCGGGGCGGCTGATGCGCAAGGGCAAGGCCGATGCGAATATGCGTATCGTCCTTGGCACCACGATCCTGAAATCGCTTCCTCTCGTCGTCGGCCCGCTAATGCCCAGCGCCGCGCTCGCGCTTGCGTTCATGGCGGTCGGTACCTTGATCGGGCAGGCGGCGCAGGGGGTGATGATCTCGGCGATCCAGGATGTCACCCCCAACCAGCTGCGCGGGCAGATGATGGCGCTCACCTTGCTTTCGGTGAATCTCGTGGGTCTGGGTCTGGGAGCAAGCTTCATCGCCGCGATTACCGATTTCGGCTTCGGCGATGAATCGGCGCTGCGCTATTCGATCGCGATTGCGGGGGCGGTTCTGCTCCCGGTCATCATCGCGATGATCTGGGCTGGGCTGCCCGCCTATCGCTCGGCGCTTGTCCGTATGGGCAGCGGCGGCAGCGAAGCCTGA